In Amycolatopsis sp. EV170708-02-1, the following are encoded in one genomic region:
- a CDS encoding CoA-binding protein, which produces MTDRATEILAGSKTIAVVGLSRDPAKASHGVAAVLQAHGFRIIPVHPSADELLGEKVYRSLTDIPEPVDLVDVFRPSADTPPIAEQAVAIGAKALWLQQGIVSAESRRIAEEAGLDYVEDRCTAVVRAVANLSVR; this is translated from the coding sequence ATGACCGATCGCGCCACCGAGATCCTCGCCGGATCGAAGACGATCGCCGTCGTGGGGCTGAGCCGCGATCCGGCCAAGGCCTCGCACGGGGTCGCCGCCGTGCTGCAGGCACACGGGTTCCGGATCATCCCCGTCCACCCCTCCGCCGACGAATTGCTGGGCGAGAAGGTGTACCGCTCGCTCACCGACATCCCGGAGCCCGTCGACCTGGTCGACGTCTTCCGCCCGTCCGCCGATACCCCGCCGATCGCCGAACAGGCCGTCGCGATCGGCGCGAAGGCGCTTTGGCTGCAGCAGGGCATCGTCTCCGCCGAGTCCCGCCGGATCGCCGAAGAAGCCGGTTTGGACTACGTCGAAGACCGCTGCACGGCCGTCGTCCGAGCGGTCGCGAATCTCTCGGTGCGTTAG
- a CDS encoding 2-keto-4-pentenoate hydratase, giving the protein MDASTLQEAAAALLSAYETGKPIAPLIETYPAATLEDAYRVQQRLVRHWAERGDGVRGHKVGLASAAMQRQMGVDQPDYGHLTASMFHLEHQPIPIGGFLQPKIEPEIAFVLGSRLRGPGVTVADALRAVDFVVPALEIVDSRIRDWKISIVDTIADNASSGGVVLGSRPTAIGDVDLRLAGCVLHQNGEIAATGAGGAVLGSPVNALVWLANTVGPLGVALEPGHVVLPGSMTRAIPVNPGDTVVATMAGLGSVTAKFSGEERP; this is encoded by the coding sequence ATGGACGCCAGCACGCTGCAGGAGGCCGCGGCCGCGCTGCTCAGCGCGTACGAGACCGGCAAGCCGATCGCGCCCCTCATCGAGACCTATCCCGCCGCGACGCTGGAGGACGCGTACCGCGTCCAGCAGCGGCTCGTCCGCCATTGGGCCGAGCGCGGCGACGGCGTGCGCGGGCACAAGGTCGGCCTCGCCTCCGCCGCCATGCAGCGGCAGATGGGTGTCGACCAGCCCGACTACGGCCACCTGACCGCTTCGATGTTCCACCTCGAACACCAGCCGATCCCGATCGGCGGGTTCCTGCAGCCGAAGATCGAACCGGAGATCGCGTTCGTGCTCGGTTCGCGGCTGCGCGGCCCCGGCGTCACGGTGGCGGACGCGCTGCGGGCGGTGGACTTCGTCGTCCCGGCGCTGGAGATCGTCGATTCCCGGATCCGGGACTGGAAGATCAGCATCGTCGACACCATCGCGGACAACGCGTCTTCGGGCGGTGTCGTCCTCGGCAGCAGGCCGACCGCGATCGGTGACGTCGATCTCCGCCTGGCGGGCTGCGTCCTGCACCAGAACGGTGAGATCGCGGCGACCGGCGCCGGTGGCGCGGTGCTCGGCTCGCCGGTGAACGCGCTGGTCTGGCTCGCGAACACGGTCGGCCCGCTCGGTGTCGCGCTCGAACCGGGGCATGTCGTGCTGCCGGGCTCGATGACGCGGGCGATCCCGGTGAATCCGGGTGACACCGTCGTCGCGACGATGGCGGGGCTCGGCAGTGTCACCGCGAAGTTCTCCGGGGAGGAACGGCCGTGA
- a CDS encoding L-lactate permease produces MGWLQDYQPAGGLWLSAALAALPIIVLLVTLGVLRRSAHLSAGLALITALLVAVLLYRMPAGLALDSAAMGLVFGVWSVAWIAFHAVYFHNVTVATGRFDDIKAVLAGFSEDRRLQALLIAFGFGALLEGIAGGGSPIAITAAMMAALGFPPVKAVVLALLANTAPVAFGGLGNPLIVLGRLTAPILGMKQEQATELFSSMVGRQLPLLALIVPGFLLVVLAGWKRMIEVWPAVLTAGLSFAVMQFVTSNFISPSLVDVVAALAAMASLWILTRFWQPSAVWRFDGEEPVKAGSSLGAAKAGRGALYAWAPYIVLIAAIFLSRIGTIFKNLPEWLDLTKLLHKADWVFAWPGLHKEVVQHAPITPKDTPYAATLTVDFLYSPGTVALIAAIVAGFAMGAKPRLLLTTYRRTLHQMRWALATIFMILAIAFVMNYSGATQTLGLALATTGVLFPLFSAYIGWLGVFLTGSDASTNSLFGPMQVISAQQLHVDPILAGATNTSGGVMGKMISPQNLSIGATAIGQSGKEGALLRQTFLWSVALTAVVGVISLLQATVLRFMIPS; encoded by the coding sequence GTGGGCTGGCTCCAGGACTACCAGCCCGCGGGCGGGCTGTGGCTGTCCGCCGCGCTGGCGGCGCTGCCGATCATCGTGCTGCTGGTGACGCTGGGAGTCCTGCGCCGTTCGGCGCACCTCTCGGCCGGGCTGGCGCTGATCACCGCGCTGCTGGTCGCGGTCCTGCTGTACCGCATGCCCGCCGGGCTCGCCCTCGATTCCGCGGCCATGGGGCTGGTGTTCGGGGTGTGGTCGGTGGCCTGGATCGCGTTCCACGCCGTGTACTTCCACAACGTCACCGTCGCGACCGGACGGTTCGACGACATCAAGGCGGTCCTCGCCGGGTTCAGTGAGGACCGCCGTCTCCAGGCGCTGCTGATCGCGTTCGGCTTCGGCGCGCTGCTGGAAGGGATCGCGGGTGGCGGCTCGCCGATCGCGATCACCGCGGCGATGATGGCCGCGCTCGGTTTCCCGCCGGTGAAGGCGGTCGTGCTCGCGTTGCTGGCGAACACCGCGCCGGTCGCGTTCGGCGGCCTCGGCAACCCGTTGATCGTGCTGGGCAGGCTGACCGCGCCGATCCTCGGCATGAAACAGGAGCAGGCGACGGAACTGTTCTCGTCGATGGTCGGGCGCCAGCTCCCGTTGCTGGCGTTGATCGTCCCCGGTTTCCTGCTCGTGGTCCTCGCGGGCTGGAAGCGGATGATCGAGGTCTGGCCCGCCGTGCTGACGGCCGGGCTGTCGTTCGCGGTCATGCAGTTCGTCACCTCGAACTTCATCAGCCCGAGCCTCGTCGACGTCGTCGCCGCGCTCGCCGCGATGGCCTCGCTGTGGATACTGACGCGGTTCTGGCAGCCGTCGGCGGTTTGGCGTTTCGACGGCGAAGAACCGGTGAAGGCCGGGTCGAGTCTCGGCGCGGCGAAGGCCGGACGCGGCGCGCTGTACGCGTGGGCGCCGTACATCGTGCTGATCGCGGCGATCTTCCTTTCCCGGATCGGCACGATCTTCAAGAACCTGCCCGAATGGCTGGACCTGACGAAGCTGCTGCACAAGGCCGACTGGGTGTTCGCGTGGCCGGGGCTTCACAAGGAGGTCGTCCAGCACGCGCCGATCACGCCCAAGGACACGCCGTACGCGGCGACGCTGACCGTCGACTTCCTCTATTCGCCGGGAACGGTCGCCTTGATCGCGGCGATCGTGGCGGGGTTCGCGATGGGCGCGAAACCGCGGCTGCTGCTGACGACCTACCGCCGGACACTGCACCAGATGCGGTGGGCGCTGGCGACGATCTTCATGATCCTCGCGATCGCCTTCGTCATGAACTACTCGGGTGCGACGCAGACCCTAGGGCTCGCGCTCGCGACCACCGGGGTGCTGTTCCCGTTGTTCTCCGCCTACATCGGCTGGCTGGGCGTCTTCCTCACCGGCTCGGACGCGTCGACGAACAGTCTCTTCGGGCCGATGCAGGTGATTTCGGCGCAGCAACTGCACGTCGACCCGATCCTCGCGGGCGCCACCAACACCTCCGGCGGCGTGATGGGCAAGATGATCTCGCCGCAGAACCTGTCCATCGGCGCCACCGCGATCGGCCAATCCGGCAAGGAGGGCGCGCTGCTGCGGCAGACCTTCCTGTGGTCCGTGGCGCTGACCGCCGTGGTCGGGGTGATCTCGTTGCTTCAGGCGACCGTGCTGAGGTTCATGATCCCGTCGTGA
- a CDS encoding ABC transporter ATP-binding protein, which yields MPEPTVPLIGVENLKMPEWAAVDETVAEAGMVKAIRTLPSAVAIVLRLAWRTSPRLTLLAGVVHLLSGCVTAFGLLATANVFIALLESGPTPERVLQSLPALVVVVGTYALRALLDTAVAAVEGALRPRVVTSAGDEVTAAMVRVRLLAFEDADFRELARQGARYGVRSIEMSLRWLADLTSALISLVAALVTAGLLNPWLAPVLLLAAVADGWAAAKVAKLNYRHYLDTVGRNIRKGIVEEVATWRQFALERHALTLQEPLLREYRRITESLMREEVRLAHRSNMVRLAGRAAAGAGTAIAYLVLGFLLYSGQMELALAGTAALAMRTASNSLSITMHAVNSLYEESFYIAFFQRLLVESEKRGPVKGGVAAPPDPAEIRLENVGFTYPGQETPALREVSLTIRRGEVIALVGENGSGKTTLGKLLTGLYPPSEGKVYWDEVDLAGADHESVHANIAVIAQDPAEWPMTAEHNVTVGRLGREDPDRIAWQDAITSSGADEVIESLPAKGKTVLSKKFDDGQDLSGGQWQRMGIARGIYRDAAVLVADEPTAALDAKAEARVFAGLRHASVSGAGRRTTILVTHRLANIRSADRILVLEKGRLIEQGTHAELIEEGGLYHELYEIQARAYRGG from the coding sequence GTGCCCGAACCGACCGTGCCCCTGATCGGGGTCGAGAACCTCAAGATGCCCGAATGGGCCGCGGTCGACGAGACCGTGGCCGAAGCGGGGATGGTCAAGGCCATCCGCACGCTTCCGTCCGCCGTGGCCATCGTGCTGCGGCTGGCCTGGCGGACGTCGCCGCGGCTGACCCTGCTCGCCGGCGTCGTCCACCTGCTTTCCGGTTGTGTCACGGCGTTCGGCCTGCTGGCGACGGCGAACGTGTTCATCGCGCTGCTGGAGAGCGGGCCGACGCCGGAAAGGGTGCTGCAGTCGCTGCCCGCGCTGGTGGTCGTCGTCGGCACGTATGCCTTGCGCGCGCTGCTCGACACGGCGGTGGCCGCGGTCGAGGGCGCGCTCCGGCCGCGGGTCGTGACTTCGGCGGGCGACGAGGTCACCGCCGCGATGGTCCGGGTGCGGCTGCTGGCCTTCGAGGACGCCGATTTCCGGGAGCTGGCCAGGCAGGGCGCGCGGTACGGGGTCCGGTCGATCGAGATGAGCCTGCGCTGGCTCGCGGATTTGACGTCGGCGCTGATCTCGCTGGTCGCCGCGCTGGTGACGGCGGGCCTGCTCAACCCGTGGCTGGCGCCGGTGCTGCTGCTCGCCGCGGTGGCCGACGGCTGGGCGGCGGCGAAGGTCGCGAAGCTGAACTACCGGCATTATCTCGACACCGTCGGCCGCAACATCCGGAAAGGGATCGTCGAAGAGGTGGCCACGTGGCGCCAGTTCGCCCTCGAACGGCATGCCCTCACCCTCCAGGAGCCGTTGCTCCGGGAGTACCGCCGGATCACCGAAAGCCTGATGCGCGAAGAGGTCCGGCTCGCGCATCGCAGCAACATGGTCCGGCTGGCCGGGCGCGCGGCGGCCGGGGCCGGCACCGCGATCGCGTATCTGGTGCTCGGTTTTCTGCTCTACAGCGGCCAGATGGAACTCGCCCTCGCCGGAACGGCCGCGCTCGCCATGCGGACGGCGTCGAATTCGCTGTCCATCACGATGCACGCGGTGAACTCCCTGTACGAGGAGTCGTTCTACATCGCCTTCTTCCAGCGCCTGCTCGTGGAGTCGGAGAAACGCGGCCCGGTGAAGGGCGGGGTCGCCGCCCCGCCCGATCCGGCGGAGATCCGGCTGGAGAACGTCGGGTTCACCTATCCCGGCCAGGAAACCCCGGCCCTGCGCGAGGTTTCCCTGACCATCCGGCGCGGCGAGGTGATCGCCCTCGTCGGGGAGAACGGTTCGGGCAAGACCACACTGGGCAAACTGCTCACCGGGCTCTATCCGCCCTCGGAGGGAAAGGTGTACTGGGACGAAGTCGACCTCGCGGGCGCCGATCACGAGTCGGTGCACGCGAATATCGCGGTGATCGCCCAGGATCCCGCCGAATGGCCGATGACCGCGGAGCACAACGTGACCGTCGGCAGGCTCGGCCGGGAAGACCCGGATCGCATCGCCTGGCAGGACGCGATCACCTCCTCCGGCGCCGACGAGGTGATCGAGTCCTTGCCCGCCAAGGGGAAGACGGTGCTGTCCAAGAAGTTCGACGACGGGCAGGACCTCTCGGGCGGGCAATGGCAGCGGATGGGGATCGCCCGCGGGATCTACCGTGACGCCGCCGTCCTGGTCGCCGACGAGCCGACGGCCGCGCTCGACGCGAAGGCCGAGGCCCGGGTCTTCGCCGGGCTGAGGCACGCGAGCGTTTCGGGAGCGGGCAGGCGCACGACGATCCTGGTGACCCATCGGCTGGCCAACATCCGCTCCGCGGACCGGATCCTGGTACTGGAGAAGGGGCGCCTGATCGAGCAGGGCACGCACGCCGAACTCATCGAGGAAGGAGGGCTCTACCACGAGCTTTACGAGATCCAGGCTCGCGCGTATCGCGGCGGTTAG
- a CDS encoding nuclease encodes MPMTLIKGTFQLVGASPDGDSVRFYPEDPQATKKAGLKVRLNSRGGMQLRLDAIDALETHYQARGTGGMWHQPAEFADAAAANLLKCLGFKTVERDERGTVTSSAPIKVPGHILTRFADKYGRAVAFAFPGQRPGRSADLSKVHLDVKTLKNSANYRQVADGLVYPTFYSLLYPDLRDALAEAAVKARQNGLGLWPQDVTNSGFKLASRRQLADELVILPKLFRRLVDYLALDESGGVSLSAFSDFLDSRNDRLFTVPDGHATEFETLVSVKRQTVNLTIEPERIVFIEA; translated from the coding sequence ATGCCCATGACGCTGATCAAAGGTACGTTCCAGCTTGTCGGAGCCTCACCGGACGGCGATTCGGTGCGGTTCTATCCCGAAGACCCGCAGGCGACCAAGAAGGCGGGCCTGAAGGTCCGGCTCAATTCGCGGGGCGGGATGCAGCTGCGGCTCGACGCGATCGACGCGCTCGAAACGCATTACCAGGCCAGGGGAACCGGCGGGATGTGGCACCAGCCCGCGGAATTCGCCGACGCCGCCGCGGCGAACCTGCTGAAGTGCCTCGGCTTCAAAACGGTGGAACGCGACGAGCGGGGAACGGTCACTTCGTCGGCCCCGATCAAGGTACCGGGTCACATACTGACGCGATTCGCCGACAAATACGGACGAGCCGTGGCGTTCGCCTTTCCCGGGCAGCGGCCCGGACGGTCGGCGGACCTTTCCAAGGTCCATCTCGACGTCAAAACGCTGAAGAACTCCGCGAACTACCGGCAGGTCGCGGACGGCCTCGTCTACCCGACGTTCTATTCACTGCTTTATCCCGATCTCCGTGACGCCTTGGCCGAAGCCGCGGTCAAGGCCCGCCAGAACGGGCTCGGGCTGTGGCCGCAGGACGTCACGAACTCCGGGTTCAAGCTCGCGTCGCGGCGGCAGCTCGCCGACGAACTGGTGATCCTGCCCAAACTGTTCCGCAGGCTCGTCGACTATCTCGCGCTCGACGAAAGCGGCGGGGTCTCGCTGAGCGCCTTCTCCGATTTCCTCGATTCCCGCAACGACCGCCTGTTCACCGTCCCGGACGGGCACGCGACGGAATTCGAGACCCTGGTGAGCGTGAAGCGGCAGACCGTGAACCTGACGATCGAGCCGGAGCGGATCGTCTTCATCGAGGCATGA
- a CDS encoding alpha/beta fold hydrolase codes for MPEKIAEVNGIQLCHETFGSPDGRPLLLIMGLASQMIWWDDELCENLAAEGFFVIRYDNRDAGRSSRMTGRVNLPLAYTLRTAPYSLADMAGDAAGLLTELGVASAHVVGASMGGMVAQTLAIEYPSRVRSLTSIMSTTGNRFVGRPSAKAMAMLLSAPPRGREEYVEQLVRTFRVIGSPGYPFDEARMRERAERSFERGVNPGGTARQLAAIVSSRDRFRALRKLGVPALVVHGSKDPLVHVSGGRATARALRESEVDIVPGMGHDLPRAIWPRLTRGLVRTADRADVIER; via the coding sequence ATGCCCGAGAAGATCGCCGAGGTGAACGGTATCCAGCTGTGCCACGAGACGTTCGGCTCGCCGGACGGCAGGCCGTTGCTGCTGATCATGGGACTGGCCTCCCAGATGATCTGGTGGGACGACGAGCTCTGCGAGAACCTCGCGGCCGAGGGTTTCTTCGTCATCCGCTACGACAACCGCGACGCCGGCCGGTCCAGCCGGATGACCGGCCGGGTCAACCTGCCGCTCGCGTACACGCTGCGCACGGCGCCGTACTCCTTGGCGGACATGGCGGGCGACGCCGCCGGGCTGCTCACCGAACTCGGCGTCGCGAGCGCGCACGTCGTGGGCGCGTCGATGGGCGGGATGGTCGCGCAGACGCTGGCCATCGAGTACCCGTCGCGGGTGCGGTCGCTGACGTCGATCATGTCGACCACCGGCAACCGGTTCGTCGGGCGGCCGAGCGCCAAGGCGATGGCGATGCTGCTTTCGGCGCCCCCGCGTGGCCGCGAGGAGTACGTCGAGCAGCTGGTGCGCACGTTCCGCGTGATCGGCTCGCCCGGTTACCCCTTCGACGAGGCCCGGATGCGTGAGCGCGCGGAGCGGTCCTTCGAGCGCGGCGTCAACCCGGGCGGGACGGCGCGACAGCTGGCGGCGATCGTTTCGAGCCGGGATCGCTTCCGCGCGCTGCGGAAACTCGGCGTGCCCGCGCTCGTCGTGCACGGTTCGAAGGATCCGCTCGTGCATGTTTCCGGCGGCCGGGCGACGGCCCGCGCATTGCGGGAGTCCGAAGTGGACATAGTGCCGGGGATGGGGCACGACCTACCGCGCGCGATCTGGCCCCGGCTGACGCGCGGTCTGGTCCGGACGGCCGACCGCGCCGACGTCATCGAGAGGTGA
- a CDS encoding IclR family transcriptional regulator: MGTPRGLDSSGTLERGLAVLEHVGQNQEISTNAIARQLGLSRSAAYRIVGTLKNLEYLEADRATGRVRLGTRLVELGARAMAATDLHRCAPRYLASLAERSGETTYLAVPDNDTMVYVATERSANAVTLACRLGTRRPQHATSLGKAWLAALPEQDRVERIRRMKLDSLTLKTINDPVRLLDDLARTSRRGWAVDDVENEPDVGCVAAAVRDHTGRPIAAISVAGPAGRVLRRTDELGATVAGTAAALSLRLGYVRAQRA; this comes from the coding sequence GTGGGCACACCACGCGGGCTGGATTCCAGTGGCACACTCGAGCGCGGTCTCGCGGTTCTCGAGCACGTCGGCCAGAACCAGGAGATTTCCACCAACGCGATCGCCAGGCAACTAGGTCTCTCCAGGAGCGCCGCCTACCGCATCGTCGGCACCCTCAAGAACCTCGAATACCTCGAAGCCGATCGCGCCACCGGCCGCGTACGGCTCGGCACCAGGCTGGTCGAACTCGGTGCCCGCGCGATGGCGGCGACCGACCTCCACCGCTGCGCGCCGCGTTACCTCGCCTCGCTCGCCGAGCGGAGCGGCGAGACGACCTACCTCGCCGTCCCGGACAACGACACGATGGTCTACGTCGCCACCGAACGCAGTGCCAACGCCGTCACCCTGGCCTGCCGTCTCGGCACCCGCCGCCCGCAGCACGCGACGTCGCTGGGCAAGGCGTGGCTGGCGGCGCTGCCCGAACAGGACCGCGTCGAACGTATCCGCCGGATGAAACTCGACAGTCTCACGCTCAAGACGATCAACGACCCCGTCCGCCTGCTCGACGACCTGGCCAGGACGAGCCGTCGCGGCTGGGCCGTGGACGACGTCGAGAACGAGCCGGACGTGGGCTGTGTGGCCGCCGCCGTCCGTGACCACACCGGGCGGCCGATCGCCGCGATCAGCGTCGCGGGCCCCGCCGGCCGCGTGCTCCGCCGCACCGACGAACTCGGCGCGACGGTGGCAGGCACCGCCGCCGCGCTGTCGCTCCGGCTGGGTTACGTCCGGGCACAAAGGGCCTGA
- a CDS encoding RNA polymerase sigma factor yields the protein MVGVTATTDSRSAIDAVWRIESARLIAGLARMTRDVGLAEELAQDALVAALEQWPESGVPRNPGAWLMTTAKRRAVDTFRRNERYEKKLGEIGREQEYEEEPDFTAGLDDHIEDDLLRLVFTACHPVLSTEARVALTLKMIGGLQTHEIARAFLAKETAIAQRIVRAKKTLGDAKVPFEVPEGADRVARLSSVLEVIYLIFNEGYSATAGEDWMRPALCEEALRLGRILAGLMPKEPEVHGLVALMEIQASRSAARVGPNGEPVLLMDQDRAKWNRILIGRGLAALELSESLTGGAFGVYAAQAAIAACHARARTGEETDWARIAVLYEGLGKLNPSPVIELNRAVALSMAVGPEAGLEIVDKLTSEPALKSYHLLPSVRGDFLSKLGRLDEARAEFERAAEMTGNDRERTLLLNRAAECTPRD from the coding sequence TTGGTCGGCGTGACGGCAACGACAGACTCCCGTTCGGCGATCGACGCGGTGTGGCGGATCGAATCGGCCCGCCTCATCGCCGGTCTCGCGCGGATGACGCGCGACGTCGGCCTCGCGGAGGAGCTGGCGCAGGACGCGCTGGTCGCCGCGCTCGAACAGTGGCCTGAGTCGGGCGTCCCGAGGAACCCGGGCGCCTGGCTCATGACCACGGCCAAACGCCGGGCCGTCGACACCTTCCGCCGCAACGAGCGGTACGAGAAGAAGCTCGGCGAGATCGGCCGCGAGCAGGAGTACGAGGAGGAACCCGACTTCACCGCGGGCCTCGACGACCACATCGAAGACGATCTGCTGCGGCTGGTGTTCACCGCCTGCCACCCGGTGCTTTCGACCGAGGCCAGGGTGGCGCTGACGCTGAAGATGATCGGCGGGTTGCAGACGCACGAGATCGCGCGGGCGTTCCTGGCCAAGGAGACCGCCATCGCGCAGCGGATCGTCCGGGCGAAGAAGACGCTCGGCGACGCCAAGGTCCCGTTCGAGGTGCCCGAGGGGGCGGACAGGGTCGCGCGCCTGTCCTCGGTGCTCGAAGTCATCTACCTGATCTTCAACGAGGGGTATTCGGCGACGGCGGGCGAGGACTGGATGCGGCCCGCGCTGTGCGAGGAGGCGCTGCGGCTCGGGCGGATCCTGGCCGGGCTGATGCCGAAGGAACCCGAGGTGCACGGGCTCGTCGCGCTGATGGAGATCCAGGCTTCGCGCTCCGCCGCCCGCGTCGGGCCGAACGGCGAACCCGTGTTGCTGATGGACCAGGACCGCGCGAAGTGGAACCGGATCCTGATCGGCCGCGGTCTCGCCGCGCTGGAACTCTCCGAGTCGCTCACGGGCGGCGCTTTCGGCGTCTACGCGGCGCAGGCCGCCATCGCCGCCTGCCACGCGCGGGCGCGGACGGGCGAGGAGACCGACTGGGCGCGTATCGCCGTCCTGTACGAAGGGCTCGGGAAGCTGAACCCGTCGCCGGTGATCGAGCTGAACCGCGCGGTGGCGTTGTCGATGGCCGTCGGGCCGGAGGCGGGGCTGGAGATCGTCGACAAGCTGACGTCGGAGCCCGCGCTCAAGTCGTACCATCTGCTGCCGAGCGTGCGCGGTGACTTCCTGTCGAAGCTCGGCCGCCTCGACGAGGCCCGCGCCGAGTTCGAGCGCGCGGCGGAGATGACCGGCAACGACCGGGAGCGCACCCTCCTGCTGAACCGGGCCGCCGAGTGCACCCCTCGCGATTAG
- a CDS encoding 2-keto-4-pentenoate hydratase translates to MSLDVREAAEALLSGEEREPLTDAWPELDVDTAYAIQDEALRLRLERGETLIGVKLGLTSRAKQQRMGIDSPLLAWLTDAMVLPAGVPVPSLIHPRAEPELVFVLGQRLSGPGVTAATAMAAVDRVYGGVEVIDSRYRDYRFALPDVVADNGSSAYVTLGPVGAEPSSLDLSLEAALLEVDGAIVDTATGAAVLGHPAEALALAANALGARGRALEPGWLVFTGGMTDAVDVRPGARVAAHFSHLGSITLAGG, encoded by the coding sequence GTGAGTCTCGATGTGCGGGAGGCGGCGGAAGCGCTGCTGTCCGGGGAAGAACGCGAGCCACTGACCGACGCGTGGCCGGAGCTGGACGTCGACACCGCGTACGCGATCCAGGACGAGGCGCTCCGGCTCAGGCTGGAGCGCGGCGAGACGCTGATCGGGGTCAAGCTCGGCCTGACCTCGCGGGCGAAGCAGCAACGCATGGGCATCGACTCCCCGTTGCTCGCGTGGCTCACCGACGCGATGGTGCTCCCCGCCGGGGTGCCCGTGCCGTCCCTGATCCATCCGCGTGCCGAGCCGGAGCTGGTTTTCGTTCTGGGACAACGCCTTTCGGGACCAGGTGTGACGGCGGCGACCGCGATGGCTGCGGTGGACCGCGTCTATGGCGGCGTCGAAGTCATCGACAGCCGCTACCGCGACTATCGCTTCGCACTGCCGGACGTCGTGGCGGACAACGGTTCTTCCGCGTACGTCACGCTCGGGCCGGTGGGCGCGGAGCCGTCTTCGCTGGATCTCTCGCTGGAGGCGGCCCTGCTGGAGGTCGACGGCGCGATCGTCGACACCGCCACCGGGGCGGCGGTGCTGGGACATCCGGCGGAAGCGCTGGCACTGGCGGCCAACGCCCTCGGCGCGCGCGGGCGCGCGCTGGAGCCGGGTTGGCTCGTGTTCACCGGCGGGATGACCGACGCGGTCGACGTGCGCCCGGGTGCACGGGTGGCGGCGCATTTCTCGCATCTGGGCTCGATCACGCTCGCCGGGGGTTGA
- a CDS encoding YciI family protein, producing the protein MRFMVIVKSDEKTDVAGAQPSAEELQEMGKFNEELVKAGVMLAGEGLLPSAEGFRIQYSGTTEARVVDGPFAESKELIAGFWILQVKDRAEVVEWMKRAPFREGEIEIRRIAEMEDFDNATPEIVEHEQNLRKQAEAN; encoded by the coding sequence ATGCGGTTCATGGTGATTGTCAAGAGCGACGAGAAGACCGACGTGGCGGGCGCGCAGCCGAGCGCCGAGGAGCTGCAGGAGATGGGGAAGTTCAACGAGGAGCTGGTGAAGGCCGGCGTCATGCTCGCGGGTGAAGGCCTGCTCCCCAGCGCCGAGGGTTTCCGCATCCAGTACTCCGGCACCACCGAGGCGCGCGTCGTCGACGGGCCGTTCGCCGAGAGCAAGGAACTCATCGCCGGTTTCTGGATCCTGCAGGTCAAGGACCGGGCCGAGGTTGTCGAATGGATGAAGCGCGCGCCGTTCCGCGAGGGTGAGATCGAGATCCGCCGGATCGCGGAGATGGAGGACTTCGACAACGCGACCCCCGAGATCGTCGAGCACGAGCAGAACCTGCGGAAGCAGGCCGAGGCGAACTAG
- a CDS encoding sigma factor-like helix-turn-helix DNA-binding protein, giving the protein MEPTSKLVDAVRVLVVRYCRARIGRRSGNYDIADAVAKDSCREIVAGAAGARALLAFAYDVTRALVDDFHRTTAELPNPLSGLPGQQREIMVLRSLVGLSADDTALALGCSVQAVRLGQHRALTALRPTPA; this is encoded by the coding sequence ATGGAGCCGACTTCGAAACTCGTCGACGCCGTCCGCGTCCTGGTCGTGCGTTACTGCCGGGCGCGGATCGGCCGCCGGTCGGGCAACTACGACATCGCCGACGCGGTCGCCAAGGACAGCTGCCGCGAGATCGTCGCCGGGGCGGCCGGGGCGCGCGCACTGCTCGCGTTCGCCTACGACGTCACCCGCGCTCTGGTCGACGACTTCCACCGGACGACCGCCGAACTGCCGAACCCGCTTTCGGGGCTGCCGGGACAGCAGCGCGAGATCATGGTGCTGCGGTCGCTCGTCGGGCTTTCCGCCGACGACACCGCGCTCGCGCTCGGCTGCTCCGTCCAGGCGGTCCGGCTGGGCCAGCACCGGGCGCTGACCGCGCTTCGCCCCACCCCCGCCTGA